A genomic window from Flavobacterium hankyongi includes:
- the xrtF gene encoding exosortase family protein XrtF, whose translation MNNYIQQYKPFLLFLAKFFLTYLVLTVIYQLYLKSYEGNSVDGITSNVSVLSEKLLQVSDENAKTVKDERGEYYLVIYNNNYVGRIIEGCNAVSVIILFVSFIVAFSTTIKPTLLYVLAGSVLIYVLNILRIGFIIMILNKFPEQEHIIHGVVFPLIIYGIVFLLWFLWIYKFYKYASEETK comes from the coding sequence TTGAATAATTATATCCAGCAATACAAACCTTTCTTGCTTTTTCTTGCAAAATTTTTTCTGACTTATTTAGTGTTGACTGTAATTTATCAATTGTATCTTAAAAGTTATGAAGGTAATAGTGTAGATGGAATTACTTCTAACGTTTCTGTGCTTTCAGAGAAATTACTTCAAGTATCTGATGAAAATGCTAAAACGGTAAAGGATGAAAGAGGGGAGTATTACCTTGTTATTTATAACAACAACTACGTAGGTAGAATAATTGAAGGTTGTAATGCAGTTAGTGTTATAATATTGTTCGTTTCCTTTATTGTTGCTTTTTCTACTACTATAAAACCAACTTTGTTATATGTTTTAGCAGGAAGTGTTCTGATTTATGTGCTCAATATTTTGCGAATTGGTTTTATAATAATGATTTTGAATAAGTTTCCAGAGCAAGAACATATAATTCACGGAGTTGTTTTTCCTCTAATCATTTATGGAATTGTTTTTTTGCTTTGGTTTTTATGGATTTATAAATTTTATAAATATGCTTCGGAAGAAACTAAATAG
- the rpsO gene encoding 30S ribosomal protein S15, with the protein MYLSKEKKAEIFAQHGGKAENTGSAEGQIALFTFRINHLTEHLKRNRHDYNTERSLVKLVGKRRSLLDYLKNTEINRYRAIIKELNIRK; encoded by the coding sequence ATGTATTTATCAAAAGAAAAAAAGGCTGAAATCTTCGCTCAACACGGAGGAAAAGCTGAAAACACTGGTTCTGCTGAAGGGCAAATCGCTTTATTCACTTTCAGAATCAACCACTTAACTGAGCACTTGAAAAGAAATCGTCACGATTACAACACTGAGCGTTCGTTAGTGAAATTAGTAGGTAAAAGAAGAAGTCTTCTTGACTACTTGAAAAATACGGAAATCAACAGATACCGTGCGATTATCAAAGAATTAAACATCAGAAAATAA
- a CDS encoding GAF domain-containing protein produces the protein MNFNDLQPKVTEIVKSSLTRDEKLLNICQLLQNNISYYNWVGFYFANHETKTLHLGPYVGAETDHTVIPFGKGICGQVAESNANFVVPDVSAQDNYIACSFTVKSEIVVPLFVNGINIGQIDIDSHVIDPFTEADERFLEFVNQEVAKLF, from the coding sequence ATGAATTTTAACGACTTACAACCTAAAGTTACCGAAATAGTAAAATCATCTTTAACGAGAGATGAAAAATTATTAAATATCTGTCAACTTTTACAAAACAATATAAGTTATTACAACTGGGTAGGATTTTATTTTGCTAATCACGAAACAAAAACATTACACCTAGGGCCCTATGTAGGCGCAGAAACAGACCACACGGTGATTCCATTTGGCAAAGGAATATGTGGTCAAGTAGCTGAATCTAATGCAAACTTTGTTGTGCCAGATGTTTCTGCTCAAGACAATTATATTGCTTGCAGCTTTACTGTAAAGTCTGAAATTGTCGTTCCTTTATTTGTAAACGGAATAAACATTGGACAAATTGACATTGATAGCCATGTAATTGATCCGTTTACAGAAGCAGACGAACGTTTTTTAGAATTTGTAAATCAAGAAGTTGCCAAATTATTTTAA
- a CDS encoding ATP cone domain-containing protein, protein MKIIKHSGDIVNFEKSKLEKSLLKSGASKDVVENVLSQIDGKLFEGITTKKIYKIAFDLLKKGSKANAARYNLRASLELLGPAGFYFEKYISYLFREEGYTTQINLNLEGKCVSHEVDLIIQKGNEVKMIECKFHANRDIVSDVKVPMYILSRFNDLKSQTHSVFDQSIFINNCLIATNNRFSDDAVKFAICSGIELLSWEFPKGNNLRNKIENSHLYPITCLTTLSSVEKEQLLMLDIIVVKQLKENTDSLSFIGLSQNRIKNITKEVSELCI, encoded by the coding sequence ATGAAAATTATAAAGCATTCAGGAGATATTGTAAATTTTGAAAAATCCAAGTTGGAAAAGTCTCTCCTTAAATCTGGAGCAAGTAAAGACGTAGTCGAAAATGTATTAAGTCAAATAGACGGAAAACTTTTTGAAGGAATTACGACAAAGAAAATTTATAAAATAGCTTTTGATTTGCTTAAAAAGGGATCAAAAGCAAATGCGGCAAGGTATAATTTAAGAGCCTCTTTAGAATTATTAGGGCCAGCTGGATTTTATTTTGAAAAATATATTTCGTATTTGTTTAGAGAAGAAGGATACACTACCCAAATCAATTTGAATTTGGAAGGAAAATGTGTATCACATGAAGTGGATTTAATTATTCAAAAAGGCAACGAAGTAAAAATGATAGAATGTAAATTTCACGCCAATCGTGATATTGTTTCTGATGTGAAAGTGCCCATGTACATTCTTTCTAGGTTTAATGATCTGAAAAGTCAAACGCATTCCGTTTTTGATCAATCAATATTTATAAACAACTGTCTTATTGCTACAAATAATAGGTTTTCTGATGATGCGGTGAAATTTGCCATTTGCTCAGGTATTGAATTGTTAAGTTGGGAATTCCCTAAAGGAAACAATCTTAGAAATAAAATTGAAAACTCTCATTTGTATCCAATAACTTGTTTAACGACACTTTCTTCTGTAGAAAAAGAGCAATTACTCATGCTTGACATTATAGTTGTAAAACAATTAAAAGAAAATACTGATAGTTTATCATTTATAGGTTTAAGTCAAAATAGAATTAAAAATATCACTAAAGAGGTTTCAGAATTGTGCATTTAA
- a CDS encoding TonB-dependent receptor — protein MNKFQLLLILLFFNLTYSQENKISLEYSNQNYRSIIQKIEQASPYRFFYDDRWIDDTKYFSNEFKNKSIDQILNQIFEDSDINFFIDSNRIILTQKILIHDKLADSFYKKENNDKQLSSKPSPVFYQEYNSSKTQLDSISLIGKESKDNYSKGSNFKLTGTIKNKKSNEFIPDVNISIKKLGINTISDDQGNFELNLPPGIHTVSFSIQGFKSNTKKIIVYNNGKLNINLTESATLLSEVVIKGKNKQKLRTAITGVTTIEAEGVKTVPLVFGERDVLKIATTTPGIKTAGEGSAGYNVRGGKEDQNLFILDKGTIYNPSHFFGLFSALNPYIVKKVDIYKGSIPTEFGGRLSSVFDISSKNGNVEKLSGEGGIGPVTSNLAVSIPVIKNKASLLIGGRGTYSGWILKSLDEEKLKNSKASFYDFSTRYSHKINDNNSIESTIYYSNDKFNITADSLFSYNNRLVTLNWKHKFNDKNASEITLTNSKYNFTINYSGIPQNSFKFGYTNNETQFQIKLIKTLNEKNRLSYGIQSKIYKIEPGYIFGNTENSNIQSKNINTEKGLESALYISDNYKISDKLLFDIGVRYSIYNALGPSIQKSYAQDQPRGQGTQTGETTYKNNEFFKTYHGFEPRLALRYSINSSLSIKGSYDKTFQYIHLLSTNTTQSPTDTWKLSNNNIKPQSGEQFSVGIFKNLDPNNIEISTEFYYKKSKNILDYKVGANLVMNEYLETELLQGNGKSYGAELLIKKKEGRLNGWLSYTYSRSFIKLDGQFDEEKVNNGKFFPTNFDKPHDLNLILNYKLTMRYSFSGNFTYQTGRPVTYPVGKYTYNGNEYPVYSDRNAFRIPDYYRLDLGINIEGNHKIKKLAHSFWNISVYNVLGRNNPYSVYFVTKNGEIKGYKTTIFNVPVPTVTYNFKF, from the coding sequence ATGAATAAATTTCAGCTTTTACTCATTCTTCTATTTTTCAATTTAACTTACTCACAAGAAAATAAAATTTCTTTAGAATATTCAAATCAAAACTACAGAAGTATAATTCAAAAAATAGAGCAAGCAAGCCCTTATAGGTTTTTTTATGACGATAGATGGATAGACGACACTAAGTACTTTAGCAACGAATTTAAAAACAAATCTATAGATCAAATTTTAAATCAAATTTTTGAAGACTCAGATATAAATTTCTTTATTGATTCAAACAGAATTATTTTAACTCAAAAAATTCTAATTCATGATAAATTAGCTGATTCATTCTACAAAAAAGAAAACAATGACAAACAGTTATCTAGCAAACCATCTCCCGTTTTTTATCAAGAATATAACAGTTCAAAAACTCAACTAGATTCAATTTCTTTAATAGGCAAAGAATCTAAAGACAACTATTCAAAAGGATCGAATTTCAAACTCACTGGAACTATAAAAAACAAAAAAAGCAATGAATTCATCCCTGACGTAAATATTTCAATAAAAAAATTAGGCATAAATACAATTTCAGATGATCAGGGTAATTTCGAATTAAATCTCCCTCCTGGAATTCACACGGTTTCATTTTCAATTCAAGGCTTTAAATCCAACACAAAGAAAATAATTGTTTATAATAACGGTAAATTAAATATTAATTTGACAGAAAGCGCCACACTTTTGAGTGAGGTTGTAATAAAAGGAAAAAATAAACAAAAGTTACGTACAGCTATTACCGGTGTTACCACAATAGAAGCTGAAGGGGTAAAAACTGTCCCGTTAGTTTTTGGAGAAAGAGATGTTCTTAAAATAGCCACAACAACACCAGGTATTAAAACTGCTGGAGAAGGATCAGCAGGTTATAATGTAAGAGGAGGAAAAGAAGATCAAAATTTATTTATACTTGACAAAGGAACTATATACAATCCTTCACACTTCTTTGGCCTATTCTCTGCATTAAACCCATACATTGTCAAAAAGGTTGATATTTACAAAGGGAGTATACCAACTGAGTTTGGAGGACGTTTATCATCAGTTTTTGACATTTCTTCTAAAAATGGTAATGTTGAAAAATTATCAGGCGAAGGAGGTATTGGCCCGGTAACGAGTAATTTAGCAGTATCAATTCCAGTCATCAAAAACAAAGCAAGTCTTTTAATTGGAGGTCGAGGAACGTATTCTGGTTGGATTCTTAAAAGTTTAGATGAGGAAAAATTAAAAAATAGCAAAGCATCTTTCTATGATTTTTCAACAAGATATTCTCATAAAATAAATGACAACAATTCTATTGAATCAACAATTTACTACAGTAATGACAAATTTAACATAACTGCAGATTCATTATTTTCATACAATAACAGATTAGTAACTTTAAACTGGAAGCACAAATTTAATGACAAAAATGCAAGTGAAATCACATTGACAAATTCAAAGTATAACTTTACAATTAATTACTCAGGTATTCCGCAAAACTCATTTAAATTTGGATATACTAATAATGAAACGCAGTTTCAGATTAAGCTAATAAAAACACTAAATGAAAAAAATAGGCTTAGTTATGGCATCCAATCTAAAATATATAAAATAGAACCTGGTTATATTTTTGGAAATACTGAAAATTCAAATATCCAATCTAAAAATATAAATACTGAAAAAGGCCTTGAGAGTGCTTTGTACATTAGTGACAATTACAAAATATCCGACAAATTACTTTTTGATATAGGAGTAAGATATTCGATTTATAATGCCCTTGGACCAAGTATCCAAAAAAGCTATGCCCAAGATCAACCTAGAGGACAAGGAACCCAAACAGGAGAGACAACATACAAAAACAATGAGTTTTTTAAAACATACCACGGTTTTGAGCCTCGTTTAGCCCTAAGATATTCTATAAATAGCAGTCTATCTATTAAAGGAAGTTACGACAAAACATTCCAATATATCCATTTGCTTTCAACAAATACTACCCAATCCCCTACAGATACATGGAAGTTATCAAACAATAATATAAAGCCTCAAAGTGGAGAGCAGTTTTCGGTTGGAATATTTAAAAATCTAGACCCAAATAACATCGAAATAAGTACTGAGTTTTATTATAAAAAATCTAAAAATATTTTAGATTATAAAGTTGGTGCTAATCTGGTCATGAATGAATACCTAGAAACGGAACTACTACAAGGCAATGGAAAATCATATGGAGCTGAATTATTAATTAAAAAAAAAGAAGGACGATTAAACGGATGGTTAAGCTACACTTACTCGAGATCTTTCATTAAGCTTGACGGACAATTTGATGAGGAAAAAGTAAATAATGGTAAATTTTTTCCAACCAATTTTGACAAACCTCATGATTTAAATTTAATTTTAAATTATAAATTAACAATGAGATATAGTTTTTCTGGAAACTTTACATATCAAACAGGAAGACCAGTTACATATCCAGTAGGAAAATATACTTATAATGGTAATGAATACCCAGTCTATAGCGACAGAAACGCATTCAGAATTCCTGATTATTATAGACTTGACCTAGGAATCAACATTGAAGGAAATCATAAAATAAAAAAATTAGCACATAGCTTCTGGAATATATCGGTTTACAATGTTCTAGGAAGAAACAACCCTTATTCTGTATACTTTGTAACCAAAAATGGTGAAATAAAAGGATATAAAACAACCATTTTCAATGTTCCTGTTCCAACTGTAACCTATAACTTCAAATTTTAA
- a CDS encoding MBL fold metallo-hydrolase, which translates to MKIQFFGGVGTVTGSKTLIESNGIRILIDCGLFQGNKETRQFNWEPLDVLPSTIDYVLLTHGHLDHCGWLPRLVNQGFEGKIYCTSPTKDISRLILLDSAKIQEEEAEKANKEHYSRHNPAEPLYTVEQAERVLPFFKIISLDKEFNLDAEISARYFYAGHILGACSIELKLEGKTLVFSGDIGRDNDDLLFEPIKPKKADYVFLESTYGDRLHPDNDPMEDLEKCINETISRGGNVIIPSFAVERAQTIMYLIWKLKKQGRIPEIPYIIDTPMGIKVIDLFTENHSWHKLKLNECEAMCDMFQLITNFEETIETIYDDRPKVVIAASGMVTGGRVLSYLERYIIDSKNTVIIVGYQAEGTRGRKLIEGADEIKMYGNYYPVNAQIIEIEGLSAHGDQEDLLQWLSELEEKPKTIFLVHGETKAFIELKTQIESRYQITCEIPYLKQIIEIN; encoded by the coding sequence ATGAAAATACAGTTTTTTGGAGGAGTTGGGACTGTTACTGGTTCCAAAACATTAATAGAGTCTAACGGCATCCGAATCCTTATAGATTGTGGATTGTTTCAAGGAAATAAAGAAACAAGACAATTCAATTGGGAGCCATTAGATGTATTGCCGTCAACAATAGATTATGTTTTGCTTACTCACGGTCATTTGGATCATTGTGGTTGGTTACCTCGATTAGTGAACCAAGGTTTTGAAGGTAAAATTTATTGCACAAGCCCTACAAAAGACATTTCGAGGTTGATTTTATTAGATTCTGCTAAAATTCAAGAAGAAGAGGCTGAAAAAGCAAATAAAGAGCATTATTCTAGACATAATCCAGCCGAACCTTTATATACAGTTGAGCAAGCAGAACGTGTTTTGCCTTTTTTTAAAATTATTTCTTTGGATAAAGAATTTAATTTAGATGCTGAAATTTCTGCTAGATATTTTTATGCAGGTCATATTTTAGGTGCTTGTTCAATAGAATTGAAACTTGAAGGAAAAACATTGGTTTTCTCTGGAGATATTGGTCGGGATAATGATGATTTGCTTTTTGAACCAATAAAACCTAAAAAAGCCGATTATGTTTTTTTAGAAAGTACTTATGGTGATCGTTTACATCCAGATAATGACCCAATGGAAGATTTAGAAAAATGTATCAATGAAACTATTTCCAGAGGAGGGAACGTAATTATACCAAGTTTTGCCGTTGAAAGAGCACAAACTATTATGTATCTTATTTGGAAATTGAAAAAACAAGGTAGAATTCCCGAGATACCTTATATTATAGATACCCCAATGGGAATAAAAGTCATTGATTTGTTTACAGAAAATCATTCCTGGCATAAACTTAAATTAAATGAATGTGAGGCTATGTGTGATATGTTTCAACTTATAACCAATTTTGAGGAAACAATAGAGACTATTTATGACGATAGACCCAAAGTGGTTATTGCTGCAAGTGGAATGGTTACTGGAGGAAGAGTTTTGAGTTATTTGGAAAGATATATTATTGATTCTAAAAATACAGTTATTATCGTTGGTTATCAGGCAGAAGGTACTCGCGGACGCAAGTTGATTGAAGGTGCTGATGAAATTAAAATGTATGGAAATTATTATCCGGTAAATGCCCAAATTATAGAAATAGAAGGGCTTTCTGCTCATGGAGATCAAGAAGATTTACTACAATGGTTATCAGAATTAGAAGAAAAACCAAAAACCATTTTCTTGGTTCATGGAGAAACAAAAGCTTTTATTGAACTTAAAACTCAAATTGAATCTAGATACCAAATAACATGTGAAATTCCGTACTTGAAACAAATTATCGAAATCAATTAA
- a CDS encoding exosortase F system-associated membrane protein: protein MLRKKLNRRAQITLFVFLLGLLVSVRAFENEWFYDPFINYFQSEFSHLKYPNYNEVLLFANWIFRYFLNSVFSIAIIYVIFQEMQMVKFSVVLLIIFLIFLLLGMFVLLHFFDEEQKMILFYVRRFLIQPLFLLLFIPGFLYQKKTL, encoded by the coding sequence ATGCTTCGGAAGAAACTAAATAGAAGAGCACAAATTACACTCTTTGTTTTTTTGCTGGGTCTTTTGGTTTCGGTGAGAGCTTTTGAAAATGAGTGGTTCTATGATCCTTTTATAAATTATTTCCAATCTGAATTTTCACATTTAAAGTATCCCAATTATAACGAAGTGCTTTTATTTGCAAACTGGATATTTCGTTATTTTTTAAACTCAGTGTTTTCTATTGCAATTATCTACGTGATTTTTCAAGAGATGCAAATGGTTAAATTTTCTGTGGTGCTTTTAATTATATTCTTAATCTTTTTGTTATTAGGAATGTTTGTGTTGCTTCATTTTTTTGATGAAGAACAGAAAATGATTTTATTCTATGTAAGAAGATTTCTTATTCAGCCGTTGTTTTTACTTCTTTTTATCCCAGGATTCCTTTATCAGAAAAAAACTTTATAA
- a CDS encoding HYC_CC_PP family protein, giving the protein MKIKAHIAILLSTLILVSNVGLAFNVHYCEGKISGVSFNYKTEEPCVDEKPSVVEKSCCAKQDTHDECCKNNKVDIKKTTSENVLVKNFQLDLASFIPTQEYNFSQFVASKEVIVKSENPSFYCDTNAPPLYKLYSQYIFYA; this is encoded by the coding sequence ATGAAAATAAAAGCACACATAGCCATTCTTTTGTCTACGCTTATATTGGTTTCCAATGTAGGATTGGCTTTCAACGTGCATTATTGTGAAGGCAAAATTTCTGGAGTATCATTCAATTATAAAACTGAAGAGCCTTGTGTTGATGAAAAACCAAGTGTAGTTGAAAAATCATGTTGCGCAAAGCAAGATACTCATGATGAATGTTGTAAAAATAACAAAGTAGACATCAAGAAGACTACTTCTGAAAATGTTTTAGTTAAAAACTTCCAATTAGATTTAGCATCATTTATTCCTACTCAGGAATATAATTTTTCTCAATTTGTAGCGTCAAAAGAAGTTATAGTAAAAAGTGAAAATCCTTCTTTTTACTGTGATACTAATGCTCCGCCGCTTTACAAACTTTATTCACAGTATATTTTCTACGCCTAA
- a CDS encoding polyribonucleotide nucleotidyltransferase — MIPKVFQEVIDLGDGRSITIETGKLAKQADGSVVVRMGDAMLLATAVSARTANPGVDFLPLTVDYREKFAAAGRFPGGFFKREARPSDSEVLTMRLVDRVLRPLFPDDYHAETQVMIQLMSHDENVMPDALAGLAASACLAVSDIPFYNLISEVRVGRVDGKLVINPSKEQLEQSDIDMMIGASDDSVCMVEGEMKEISEAEMIEAIKFAHEAIKIQIKAQERLRAAVGSPAYREYEGDKSDEAVYAKVKAASYDKYYAVAQEASAKSERGEKFAEIKEEVKALFTEEEHAENPDLAELVSKYIYKTQKEAVRNVVLEKGIRLDGRKTTEIRPIWSEVDYLPSAHGSAIFTRGETQALATVTLGTSREANIIDLPSEQGEERFYLHYNFPPFSTGEAKPLRGTSRREVGHGNLAQRALKNMIPADCPYTIRIVSEVLESNGSSSMATVCSGTLALMDAGVQMIKPVSGIAMGLITDGEKFAVLSDILGDEDHLGDMDFKVTGTADGITACQMDIKIDGLRYDIMEQALEQARDGRLHILGKLTETIAKPNATVKPKAPKIITVTIPGNFIGALIGPGGKVIQELQKATGTTIVINEVDEQGVVEILGTSPEGIDTVLAKIDSIIFKPQVGESYEVKVIKMLDFGAVVEYTKAPGNEVLLHVSELAWERTEKPSDVVNMGDVFMVKYLGLDPKTRKEKVSRKQLLPRPPREEKKDDKKENPQG; from the coding sequence ATGATTCCAAAAGTGTTCCAAGAAGTTATCGATTTAGGTGACGGAAGAAGTATCACAATCGAGACTGGAAAATTAGCCAAACAAGCTGACGGATCTGTGGTTGTTAGAATGGGCGATGCAATGCTTTTAGCAACCGCAGTATCTGCAAGAACTGCAAACCCTGGCGTAGATTTTTTACCATTAACAGTAGATTATCGCGAAAAATTTGCAGCAGCAGGTCGTTTCCCTGGAGGTTTCTTTAAAAGAGAAGCACGTCCAAGCGACAGCGAAGTATTAACAATGCGTTTAGTTGACCGTGTATTGCGTCCACTATTCCCAGATGACTATCACGCAGAGACACAAGTTATGATTCAGTTAATGTCTCATGACGAAAATGTAATGCCTGATGCATTAGCAGGACTAGCAGCCTCTGCGTGTCTTGCTGTATCTGACATTCCTTTTTACAACTTAATTTCTGAAGTACGCGTAGGTCGCGTTGACGGAAAATTAGTAATCAACCCAAGTAAAGAACAATTAGAGCAATCAGACATCGACATGATGATTGGTGCTTCTGATGATTCAGTTTGTATGGTTGAAGGTGAAATGAAAGAAATTTCAGAAGCCGAAATGATTGAAGCAATAAAGTTTGCACACGAAGCAATCAAAATACAAATTAAAGCTCAAGAGCGTTTACGTGCTGCTGTTGGCTCTCCTGCTTACAGAGAATACGAAGGCGACAAATCAGACGAAGCTGTTTATGCAAAAGTGAAAGCTGCATCTTACGATAAATATTATGCAGTTGCACAAGAAGCTTCTGCTAAGAGTGAAAGAGGTGAGAAATTTGCCGAAATCAAAGAAGAAGTAAAAGCATTGTTCACAGAAGAAGAGCATGCTGAAAACCCAGATTTAGCTGAATTAGTTTCTAAATACATCTACAAAACACAAAAAGAAGCTGTAAGAAACGTTGTTCTTGAAAAAGGAATTCGCTTAGATGGTCGTAAAACAACAGAAATTCGCCCAATTTGGTCAGAAGTTGATTATTTACCATCTGCTCATGGTTCAGCTATTTTTACTCGTGGGGAAACTCAAGCTTTAGCTACAGTAACTTTAGGAACTTCAAGAGAAGCAAACATAATTGACTTACCTTCTGAACAAGGTGAAGAGCGTTTCTATTTACACTACAACTTCCCTCCTTTCTCAACTGGTGAAGCTAAACCTTTAAGAGGAACTTCAAGAAGAGAAGTTGGACATGGAAACTTAGCGCAAAGAGCGTTAAAAAACATGATTCCTGCTGATTGCCCTTACACAATCCGTATAGTATCTGAAGTATTAGAATCAAATGGTTCATCGTCTATGGCAACTGTTTGTTCAGGAACTTTAGCTTTAATGGATGCTGGTGTTCAAATGATCAAACCAGTTTCTGGAATTGCAATGGGATTAATCACTGATGGTGAAAAATTTGCAGTTTTATCTGATATCTTAGGAGATGAAGATCACTTAGGAGATATGGACTTCAAAGTAACTGGAACTGCCGATGGTATCACCGCTTGTCAGATGGATATTAAAATTGATGGTTTACGTTACGACATTATGGAGCAAGCGTTAGAGCAAGCTCGTGATGGACGTTTACATATATTAGGTAAATTAACAGAAACTATTGCCAAACCAAACGCAACTGTAAAACCAAAAGCTCCAAAAATCATCACTGTTACCATTCCTGGAAACTTTATTGGTGCCTTAATTGGCCCTGGCGGAAAAGTAATTCAGGAATTACAAAAAGCAACAGGAACAACTATTGTTATTAACGAAGTTGACGAACAGGGTGTTGTTGAGATTCTAGGAACAAGTCCGGAAGGCATCGACACTGTTTTAGCTAAAATCGACTCTATAATTTTCAAACCGCAGGTAGGAGAATCTTATGAAGTGAAAGTAATCAAAATGCTTGACTTTGGAGCAGTAGTTGAATACACTAAAGCTCCTGGAAACGAAGTATTATTACACGTTTCTGAATTAGCTTGGGAACGTACTGAAAAACCTTCTGACGTAGTTAACATGGGTGACGTATTTATGGTTAAATACTTAGGTTTAGACCCTAAAACTCGTAAAGAAAAAGTTTCAAGAAAACAACTTCTTCCTCGTCCACCACGTGAAGAGAAGAAAGATGATAAAAAAGAAAATCCTCAAGGTTAA
- a CDS encoding DUF4249 domain-containing protein has product MKKIYFYLMLLVVIMQGCTEPYALQTENFEDIIVVEATLTNEYKNQEVKISRTFRLEETEPKFEKGATVFVTDSNGTQYDFVESNNVYISTSKFEAQQNVNYKLTVITSDGKTYKSRDEKITSTTELETITPNVGTNSTLGNGVQIIANSNDSSNGIKYYRYTYEETNKVISPQWRAFMGIADGATPSHPNGRVFIVPWPYESKICYTTENSKDIILYNTALNSTSSNSSLIRFISDQDYKIANRYSIEVTLHNQSLAAYNYYDALKKSSTQGNILSQNQPGFYSGNIKNINNPNEKVIGFFDVTYVSKKRIFFNFEDLFPGLSKPNYPYYCPEITDSNQNQFKLLFCFCPPRDCPTIVCGGTAILQGLKSRTKAVIEYETDISYTMVNSQCVDCTTFSSNIKPTFWVD; this is encoded by the coding sequence ATGAAAAAAATATATTTCTATTTAATGCTATTGGTTGTAATTATGCAAGGTTGCACTGAACCTTATGCCTTACAAACAGAAAATTTTGAAGATATAATTGTTGTAGAAGCAACCTTAACTAATGAATACAAGAATCAAGAAGTTAAGATTTCAAGAACATTTCGCTTAGAAGAAACAGAACCCAAATTTGAAAAAGGTGCTACAGTTTTTGTTACAGATAGTAATGGAACTCAATATGACTTTGTAGAAAGCAACAATGTTTATATTTCCACTAGCAAATTTGAAGCTCAACAAAATGTTAATTACAAGTTGACTGTAATTACATCTGACGGGAAAACTTATAAATCAAGAGATGAAAAAATAACATCTACAACTGAATTGGAAACTATAACACCTAATGTTGGAACAAACTCGACCCTGGGAAATGGAGTTCAAATAATTGCTAATTCAAATGACTCTTCAAATGGTATAAAATATTACAGATATACATATGAAGAGACAAATAAAGTAATTTCTCCTCAATGGAGAGCTTTTATGGGTATTGCTGATGGAGCAACCCCTTCACATCCCAACGGAAGAGTATTTATAGTACCATGGCCTTATGAATCTAAAATTTGTTATACTACTGAAAACTCAAAAGACATTATTTTATACAATACAGCCTTAAATTCAACAAGTAGTAATTCATCATTAATAAGATTTATCAGTGACCAAGATTATAAAATTGCTAATAGATATTCGATCGAAGTAACCCTTCATAATCAAAGCTTAGCAGCATACAATTATTATGACGCTTTAAAAAAATCGTCAACTCAAGGAAATATTTTATCTCAAAATCAGCCAGGTTTTTATTCAGGAAATATAAAAAATATAAACAATCCTAATGAAAAGGTTATTGGCTTTTTCGATGTAACATATGTATCTAAAAAAAGAATATTTTTTAATTTTGAGGATCTATTCCCAGGTCTCTCAAAACCAAATTACCCATACTATTGTCCAGAAATAACAGACTCCAATCAAAATCAATTTAAGCTACTTTTTTGTTTTTGTCCTCCAAGAGATTGTCCAACCATAGTATGTGGTGGAACTGCAATATTACAAGGTTTAAAGTCAAGAACCAAAGCAGTAATTGAATATGAAACAGATATAAGTTATACAATGGTTAATTCACAATGTGTAGATTGTACAACATTTTCATCTAACATAAAGCCGACGTTTTGGGTTGATTAA